TCCATATTGGCACCGGTTCTTCCAGCGATATTCTCATTCCAGAACAGTCCCCATTTGAGCGGACCGCCAGGTGCGGTCGCCCATCCACCGCCAGTCTCATGTGATAAATTTGCCAGGAATGCAGCCAGTTCACGCTTGCGGTCTTTCTTGAACCCTTCCTTCAGGAAGGTCCCGCAGTCGACGATGACCGTATCAATGGGCTTGATCTTATTCGCAGGTGAATTGAAGTCGTCCGAGCGCAGTACAAGCGTCTCGACCTTGGCCTCTTTATCCAGTCTGTAAATTTCTTGAGCAGGGGTACCTACACGGGTGCTGATTTTTATCTTGATATTTGATACTTCCGCAACGGCATTTAATAGATTATCATAGGAGAAATAGTCGCTCTGATCGGCTTTGAAGTATTCTTTGCCTTCGGCTACTTTGAACCATTCCTTGGAGCCAAGGCGATAGGGGAACAGATCTTCGAAATCTTGCTTAGTGAGGAGGGTTTTAACAGCTTCAATCGCTTTGTCTGGTAAATAATCTGGATCAAGGTCATCCCATTCCTGGGCGATATCTTTGCGGCTTAACAGACGATTCTCGCCGACCGCAAGGGAGCTTCCCTCATATTGCACCGGGTGAATGACGGGTGAGGAGGCCGTCTGGCTGCCTGCTGCCGTCTTGTTGGTCTGTTCTGAGGCGTGCACCGAGAGAGGGACAGCCAGTAGTGAAATACATAGAGCTAGAGTCATTGCAGTACGCAATGCAGTGTGAATCAAAGGATACTTCCGAACAGACATGCGCATTCTCCTTTTTCACTTTTTTTGGATAACGCTTACATGGTAGCAATGCGGATTTTTTTTGTATATAGGCGAACCTGCCCATGGAGGCTAGCGAGTGTATCGTTCGGCATATACGATCAGGCGAGAAGAATGACTATCAGCAGGGGAGTTGTTGTAGAATAGAATCGCCCTTCATGTCGAAGTAATGCTTGATCATTCTGGAGGCCTAAGACTTCGATATTACCCTAATGACGGCATTTATAGGCTAATTGAACGTGGGATAAAATCCTATTCCGATAGGGAGAATATCTTCTAATCCTCGTGTTAGGTACCCTATTTCATAATTAATTGTTAGAATGTATGGGAGAGCAGTATGCAACATATACAGATAATACAGAAATTATTTCTAATAAAAGTAGGTCATTCACATGGATCAAGATAAACAAAGATTGAGTATTGAGGCAGCAAGATTATACTATTTATCGGATTATAGCCAGATCGATATAGCCGCTAAGCTGGGGGTCTCCCGTCCGACGGTATCCCGGCTGCTGCAATATGCGAAGGAGCAGGGCTTTGTACGGATCGATATCTCTGACCCGTTGGAGGATTTGAATGAGCTTGGCTCTCGTCTTAAGCAGAAGTATAACCTGGAAACGGTGCTAGTGTGCTATTCGCCAGTTAATGAGTATAAGGAGATTCAGAAATATATCAGCAAGGCTGCAGCCGATTATTTGCACGAGACGGTTCAAGATACGGATATTATCGGGGTTTCCTGGGGCAGAACGATGCATGTTGTCGCGCTTCAACTCCAGCAGAAGCAGGTTCGTGGCGTCGAGGTTGTCCAGCTTAAGGGAGGCATCAGTCATTCCCACGTCAATACGTATGCAGCGGAGACAATGAATCTGTTCGCTGCAGCTTACCATACGATTGCGCGGTATTTGCCGCTCCCGGTTATCTTCGATAGTGTGGCGTTGAAGGAGATGGTGGAGAAGGATCGCCATATTCACCGCATTATCGAGCTTGGCAAGCAGGCGAATATTGCCGTATTTACAGTCGGGACCGTGAATGATGATGCGCTCTTGTTCCAGCTGGGGTATTTCAGTGAGGAAGAGAAGCAGCTATTGCAGACGAAAGGAATTGGCGATATTTGCTCGCGCTTCTTTGATGCCGAAGGCAATCTGTGCAGCGAAGAGATTAATAATAGAACAGTAGGCATTGATTTGTCGGACCTGCAAAATAAAGAGAAATCGATCCTCGTCGCCGGGGGACAGCGTAAGATTGACGCGATCCGCGGCGCGCTTATTGGCAAATACGCCAATATTCTGGTGACGGATCAATTTACTGCCCAAGCCTTGTTATAGAAGGACCATCCTCGTTACTCTAGGAGATGGAGCATTTGCTCCAACCTAGTCTAACGGGGATTTTTTGTATGGATTTTGTACAAAATACTGGGGAAGGACCGTGTTCACAATATTGAGATGAACATAATTTCAATAGCTTATTTACATCTGTTCAAACTGCGTGTTATGATACCCATGTAGTTAATAAGGCAATTCAGTAGTGAATACATGAATTAAGAATAGAAAGGATGTTACAGCATGAACATAGCACGTATGATTGACCATACGCTATTGCGTGCAGATGCGACACAAGCAGAAATTTCTAAATTGGTGGATGAGGCGAAGCAATATCAGTTTGCTTCTGTATGTGTGAATCCGACATGGGTATCTTATTCTGCTGAGCATCTTGCCGGCACAGAAGTGAAGGTATGTACAGTTATCGGTTTCCCGCTTGGAGCTACAACCTCCGAAGTGAAAGTGTTCGAGACGAAGAATGCGATCGAGCATGGAGCAAACGAAGTGGATATGGTGATCAACGTCGGCCAACTGAAGGCTGGAAATGACGATTTTGTACAGCAAGATATTGAGGCGGTTGTGAAAGCGGCTTCGGGTAAAGCGCTAGTGAAAGTCATCATTGAAACTTGCCTGTTGACGGACGAAGAGAAGGTACGGGCTTGCGAACTGTCGGTAAAGGCAGGCGCTGATTTCGTGAAGACTTCGACTGGTTTCTCTACAGGCGGAGCGACACCTGAGGATGTTGCATTGATGCGGAGAACAGTAGGTCCAGAAGTCGGAGTGAAAGCATCTGGTGGTGTTCGTAGCCTCGAAGACGTGAACAAGATGATCGAAGCGGGCGCATCTCGTATTGGTGCCAGCTCTGGCGTAAGTATCATGAATGGATTAACTTCATCATCTTCTTATTAAAATAGCGACGTGCTTCATCGGATGCCAGAGGTATTCCGATGAAGCACCCCTCAATGAGGAGGATTGGCCCATGAAAGATAAATTGATTCAAGAGGCATTGGAAGCGCGTAAGACGGCATATACGCCGTACTCTCATTTTCAAGTTGGGGCAGCGGTATTAGCAGATGGCGTTATCTATCGTGGCTGTAATATCGAGAATGCATCCTATGGTCTGACCAACTGTGCTGAACGGACTGCCATATTCAAGGCCGTATCGGAAGGCAAGAAGAAGATTGAGGCTGTCGCGGTTGTTGCGGATACGGAAGGTCCAGTATCTCCATGTGGAGCCTGCCGTCAAGTACTTGCTGAGTTTTGTGATAGCGATACCAAGATATATTTGACAAATCTTAAGGGTCATACGGAGGAATGGTCGATGTCCCGCTTGCTGCCTGGAGCTTTCTCGGCTGCGGATATGGATAAGGAGAATGATTAATTCTTCTCCTATATGCATTTTGTAAGCGGTAACAGATAAATACTAATAGTGTATGTTCAAAAAGGCCGGTTTTCAGCACCGAGAAGGTTGAATGAAGCTAGGGACTGAGGAGTGGAGCGTAGGCAAACCTACGTGAGCACCGGAAGGCCCGGCTGAATTCAAGATTCGATGTCGAATAGCTTCATGATCTACTTCGTGATCAAAAGTGGGCTTTTTGAACAACCTCAAATATACAACTAAATAACATGCTCAAGCGTAGGGGGAACATCATGAAATATGTTATCGCGATAATCGGTCTGCTTGCAGTCTTTGGCCTCACTTACATCACGAGTAAAGATCGGCGTAACATTCGCTATCGACCGCTTGTGCAAATGATCGTTTTACAGGTCATTCTTGCATTCCTCTTGCTTAATACCAGTGTCGGCGAGTTTCTGATCCGGGGCTTTGCCTCGATCTTTGAATCCTTGCTGGCCTATGCTGCGGAAGGCGTCAACTTTGTATTCGGCGGTATTGCTAATGAAGGACAAGCACCGTTTTTCCTGAATGTACTACTGCCAATCGTAGTCATTTCCGCTTTAATCGGTATTTTGCAATATACAAAGATATTGCCTTTCATTATTAAGTACATTGGTCTAGTGTTAAGTAAAGTGAACGGTATGGGTAAATTGGAGTCCTACAACGCGGTTGCCTCCGCGATTCTGGGTCAATCCGAGGTATTTATATCGGTGAAGAAGCAAATCGGCTTGCTGCCGGAACGGCGTTTGTATACGTTGTGCGCCTCCGCGATGTCAACGGTATCCATGTCCATTGTCGGTGCATATATGACGATGATCGAGCCAAGATATGTCGTTACAGCGCTCGTACTGAACCTGTTTGGCGGATTTATTATCGCTTCGATTCTGAATCCGTACAGAGTGTCCAAGGAAGAGGATATTCTCGAAGTGCAGGAAGAAGGCAAGCAATCGTTCTTCGAAATGCTCGGCGAATATATTATGGACGGATTCAAAGTAGCGATTGTCGTTGCCGCCATGCTGATCGGCTTCGTTGCGCTGATTGCTCTCGTTAACGGCATTTTCGGCAGTGTGTTCGGAATTACGTTCCAGGAGCTGCTCGGCTACGTGTTCGCACCTTTTGCCTTCCTGATGGGTGTACCTTGGAAGGAAGCAGTTGATGCTGGAAGTATCATGGCGACGAAGATGGTAGCTAACGAATTCGTAGCTATGCTGGATCTAAGCAATATGACGACGCTGTCTCCGAAGACGATCGGGATCGTCTCGATCTTCCTTGTCTCCTTCGCGAACTTCTCATCGATCGGTATCATTGCCGGAGCTGTTAAAGGCTTGCATGAGAAGCAGGGTAATGTTGTTGCCCGGTTCGGCCTGCGTCTCCTATATGGCGCGACGATGGTAAGCGTATTGTCTGCGATCGTGGCTGGTATCTTCCTGTAAGAGACAGTCCAGGATGTTTGTATTCACGAGCGAATTAGTTTACCTTTTAATTGTAAAGAGAGATTCCAGCGTCCGTACCTAACTGGTGTGGACGTCTGTGAATTGCTCATATTTAAGTGCGAGCTCAAGAAGATCGGTGTTTAGCATCGGAAGATCCGCCGAAGAACAATATAGAGATCTTTCCTGATATTGTGATCAGAGGCGGGGTTCTTGAACGACCTCTTTAAAAAAGGGAAGGGGAATACCACATGAAATCATTCAAACGAATTCACCTGATTGTGATGGACTCGGTAGGTATAGGAGAAGCGCCGGACGCTGCGCAATTCGATGACGTAGGCGCGGATACATTTGGACACATCGCTGAGCAATGCGGTGGACTGAATATGCCTAATATGGCGAAGCTTGGATTGTCTAATATTCGCCAGATACCGGGGGTAGAAGTAGCGGACAAGCCTATGGCATATTACTGTAAAATGCAGGAGACTTCCCGCGGTAAGGACACGATGACAGGCCACTGGGAGATCATGGGTCTTTACATTGATACTCCGTTCCGTGTGTTCCCGGACGGATTTCCTGATGAACTGATCCAGCGGATTGAAGAGAAGACGGGCCGCAAGGTGATTGGCAACAAGCCAGCCAGCGGTACAGAGATTATTAAAGAACTCGGGGAAGAGCATGTGAAGACCGGGGCGTTGATTGTATACACATCAGCTGACTCTGTGCTGCAAATTGCTGCGCATGAAGAGGTCGTTCCGCTCAAGGAACTGTATGAGATTTGCGAATTCTGCCGGGAAATTACAAGAGATGACCCTTATATGCTGGGAAGAATTATCGCTCGTCCGTTCGTGGGTGAGCCTGGCAACTTCACGCGTACGCCGAACCGCCATGATTATGCGCTCAAACCTTTTGGGCGTACGACGATGAACGAATTGAAGGATCAGGGATTTGACGTGATCTCTCTGGGCAAGATCTCCGATATTTATGATGGCGAAGGCATTACGAAGGCGATCAGAACCAAGTCCAACATGGACGGTATGGACAAATTAATCGCCACCCTGGATGAGTCATTCACAGGCCTTAGCTTTATTAATCTGGTTGATTTCGATGCCCTTTTCGGTCATCGCCGCGATCCGCAAGGCTACGGCCAAGCGTTGGAGGAATACGATGCTCGTCTGCCTGAGGTATTCGCTAAGCTGGGTGAGGACGACTTGCTTCTAATCACAGCCGACCACGGCAACGATCCGACTTACAAAGGAACAGACCATACACGGGAATATGTACCGCTGCTGGCTTACTCGCCACGCTTCACCGACGGCGGACGCGAGCTTCCGCTGCGTCGTACATTCGCCGACATTGGCGCTACCGTTGCTGATAATTTCGGCGTGACGCTTCCTAAGTATGGTGAGAGCTTCTTGGCTGATTTGAAATAACTGATCATTGGAGGAACGAGAAATGAGTGTACACATTGGTGCGAAGCAAGGCGAGATAGCAGAGACGATATTGCTGCCGGGGGACCCACTCCGGGCAAAATTTATCGCTGAGACCTATTTCGAGAACATATCCTGCTATAACGAAGTACGTGGAATGTTGGGATTTACCGGAACCTATAAAGGCAAACGCATCTCAGTGCAAGGTACAGGCATGGGGATTCCGACTACAAGCATTTATGTCAATGAGCTTATCAGTGAATATGGCGTGAAAAATTTGTTCCGGGTAGGCACCTGCGGCGCAATGCAGGAGCATGTGCATGTACGCGATGTTGTGCTTGCACAGGCATCCTGTACGGACTCCAGCATGAATCGTCATGTATTTGGTGGATATGACTTCTCCCCAATCGCCAGCTTCCCACTGCTGAAGGGAGCCTATGACAATGGTATTGCTAAAGGCTTGAACCTGCATGTCGGCAACATCTTCAGCTCGGATATGTTCTATCGCGATGACAAATCCATTGTGCAGAAGCTGATGGATTATGGGGTACTTGCGGTGGAGATGGAGACAACTGCTCTGTATTCTCTGGCTGCTAAATTCGGCGTTAACGCATTAACGATTCTGACCGTCAGCGATCATCTGTTGACAGGGGAAGAGACAACGTCTCAAGAGCGTCAGACGACCTTCCACGATATGATGGAGGTTGCTCTAGAGACCGCTATTTCTCTGTAAGAGGTTATTCAAAGAGTACCCTAGCTTCATCCAATCTTCTCGGTGCTGAAAACTGCATTTTTTGAATACGCACTGTAAGATATCGTCTGAACAACTAGTAAGAGCTTGGGACATACATCAGGACCTACAACAATACTCTTGGAGAGCGAGGAAATCGATAATGAGAATGGTTGATTTGATTGCGAAGAAACGGGACGGCAAAGAACTGACGACAGAAGAGATCAACTTTGTTATTGAAGGTTACACGAACGGGGACATTCCGGACTATCAAATGAGTGCTTTCGCTATGGCGACATATTTCCGCGACATGACCGAACGGGAGCGGGCCGATCTGACAATGGCAATGGTGAATTCCGGAGATACCATCGATCTGTCGGCGATTGAAGGCATTAAGGTAGATAAGCACTCCACCGGCGGCGTGGGTGATACGACAACCCTGGTTCTGGCACCTCTTGTTGCTGCGCTGGACATTCCGGTTGCGAAGATGTCTGGTCGTGGACTAGGACATACAGGTGGTACCATCGATAAGCTGGAATCGATCGAAGGATTCCATGTTGAGATCAGCAAGGACGAATTCGTGAGTTTGGTTAACAATCACAAGATCGCGGTCATCGGTCAGACCGGTAACCTTACCCCAGCAGACAAGAAGTTATATGCGCTGCGTGACGTTACGGCAACCGTTAACTCCATTCCGTTGATCGCTAGCTCGATTATGAGTAAGAAGATCGCTGCCGGATCAGATGCTATAGTCCTTGATGTGAAGACCGGCGCAGGCGCCTTCATGAAGACACCGGAGGATGCGAAGGAACTGGCTCATGCAATGGTTAGCATCGGCAACAATGTTGGACGCAAGACGATGGCTGTAATCTCCGATATGGGCCAGCCGCTCGGTCGTGCAATCGGCAACTCGTTGGAAGTACAGGAAGCGATTGATACGCTTCGCGGTCATGGACCAGAGGATCTCGAGGAGTTGTGCCTTGCCCTGGGTAGACAAATGGTATACCTCGCTGGCAAAGCTTCTTCGTTAGAGGATGCAGAGGAGCAGCTGAAGGAAGTCATCCGCAACTGCAAAGCGTTGGATAAATTCAAGGAATTTATCGCGAACCAAGGTGGTAATCCAGAGGTTGTAGATCATCCGGAGAAATTGCCACAGGCAGCGTACCGGATCGAAGTTCCGGCCCGTGAAGACGGCGTCGTAGCGGAGATTGTTGCCGATGAGATCGGTACGGCAGCTATGCTGCTTGGCGCAGGCCGCGCAACCAAGGAATCTGAGATCGACCTTGCCGTCGGTCTGATGCTGAACAAGAAGATCGGTGACGCCGTGAAGGCGGGCGAATCCCTCGTAACGATCCATGCG
The window above is part of the Paenibacillus lutimineralis genome. Proteins encoded here:
- a CDS encoding chitinase; amino-acid sequence: MSVRKYPLIHTALRTAMTLALCISLLAVPLSVHASEQTNKTAAGSQTASSPVIHPVQYEGSSLAVGENRLLSRKDIAQEWDDLDPDYLPDKAIEAVKTLLTKQDFEDLFPYRLGSKEWFKVAEGKEYFKADQSDYFSYDNLLNAVAEVSNIKIKISTRVGTPAQEIYRLDKEAKVETLVLRSDDFNSPANKIKPIDTVIVDCGTFLKEGFKKDRKRELAAFLANLSHETGGGWATAPGGPLKWGLFWNENIAGRTGANMDAFVDPASAKLFPGTPGKRYYGRGPIMLSWNFNYGLFSSIIYGEKSVLLDNPEIVAADGKIGYMTAILFWMTPQAPKPSAHDVMVGRWKPNAQEKQLGLDSPGFGITIMVLNGLETNLGETEGSPVQRRAGHYRDIMKRMGIDISGEKVDTLNMKPFES
- a CDS encoding sugar-binding transcriptional regulator — its product is MDQDKQRLSIEAARLYYLSDYSQIDIAAKLGVSRPTVSRLLQYAKEQGFVRIDISDPLEDLNELGSRLKQKYNLETVLVCYSPVNEYKEIQKYISKAAADYLHETVQDTDIIGVSWGRTMHVVALQLQQKQVRGVEVVQLKGGISHSHVNTYAAETMNLFAAAYHTIARYLPLPVIFDSVALKEMVEKDRHIHRIIELGKQANIAVFTVGTVNDDALLFQLGYFSEEEKQLLQTKGIGDICSRFFDAEGNLCSEEINNRTVGIDLSDLQNKEKSILVAGGQRKIDAIRGALIGKYANILVTDQFTAQALL
- the deoC gene encoding deoxyribose-phosphate aldolase, with amino-acid sequence MNIARMIDHTLLRADATQAEISKLVDEAKQYQFASVCVNPTWVSYSAEHLAGTEVKVCTVIGFPLGATTSEVKVFETKNAIEHGANEVDMVINVGQLKAGNDDFVQQDIEAVVKAASGKALVKVIIETCLLTDEEKVRACELSVKAGADFVKTSTGFSTGGATPEDVALMRRTVGPEVGVKASGGVRSLEDVNKMIEAGASRIGASSGVSIMNGLTSSSSY
- a CDS encoding cytidine deaminase, whose amino-acid sequence is MKDKLIQEALEARKTAYTPYSHFQVGAAVLADGVIYRGCNIENASYGLTNCAERTAIFKAVSEGKKKIEAVAVVADTEGPVSPCGACRQVLAEFCDSDTKIYLTNLKGHTEEWSMSRLLPGAFSAADMDKEND
- a CDS encoding NupC/NupG family nucleoside CNT transporter; translated protein: MKYVIAIIGLLAVFGLTYITSKDRRNIRYRPLVQMIVLQVILAFLLLNTSVGEFLIRGFASIFESLLAYAAEGVNFVFGGIANEGQAPFFLNVLLPIVVISALIGILQYTKILPFIIKYIGLVLSKVNGMGKLESYNAVASAILGQSEVFISVKKQIGLLPERRLYTLCASAMSTVSMSIVGAYMTMIEPRYVVTALVLNLFGGFIIASILNPYRVSKEEDILEVQEEGKQSFFEMLGEYIMDGFKVAIVVAAMLIGFVALIALVNGIFGSVFGITFQELLGYVFAPFAFLMGVPWKEAVDAGSIMATKMVANEFVAMLDLSNMTTLSPKTIGIVSIFLVSFANFSSIGIIAGAVKGLHEKQGNVVARFGLRLLYGATMVSVLSAIVAGIFL
- the deoB gene encoding phosphopentomutase, which codes for MKSFKRIHLIVMDSVGIGEAPDAAQFDDVGADTFGHIAEQCGGLNMPNMAKLGLSNIRQIPGVEVADKPMAYYCKMQETSRGKDTMTGHWEIMGLYIDTPFRVFPDGFPDELIQRIEEKTGRKVIGNKPASGTEIIKELGEEHVKTGALIVYTSADSVLQIAAHEEVVPLKELYEICEFCREITRDDPYMLGRIIARPFVGEPGNFTRTPNRHDYALKPFGRTTMNELKDQGFDVISLGKISDIYDGEGITKAIRTKSNMDGMDKLIATLDESFTGLSFINLVDFDALFGHRRDPQGYGQALEEYDARLPEVFAKLGEDDLLLITADHGNDPTYKGTDHTREYVPLLAYSPRFTDGGRELPLRRTFADIGATVADNFGVTLPKYGESFLADLK
- the deoD gene encoding purine-nucleoside phosphorylase, giving the protein MSVHIGAKQGEIAETILLPGDPLRAKFIAETYFENISCYNEVRGMLGFTGTYKGKRISVQGTGMGIPTTSIYVNELISEYGVKNLFRVGTCGAMQEHVHVRDVVLAQASCTDSSMNRHVFGGYDFSPIASFPLLKGAYDNGIAKGLNLHVGNIFSSDMFYRDDKSIVQKLMDYGVLAVEMETTALYSLAAKFGVNALTILTVSDHLLTGEETTSQERQTTFHDMMEVALETAISL
- a CDS encoding pyrimidine-nucleoside phosphorylase, with amino-acid sequence MRMVDLIAKKRDGKELTTEEINFVIEGYTNGDIPDYQMSAFAMATYFRDMTERERADLTMAMVNSGDTIDLSAIEGIKVDKHSTGGVGDTTTLVLAPLVAALDIPVAKMSGRGLGHTGGTIDKLESIEGFHVEISKDEFVSLVNNHKIAVIGQTGNLTPADKKLYALRDVTATVNSIPLIASSIMSKKIAAGSDAIVLDVKTGAGAFMKTPEDAKELAHAMVSIGNNVGRKTMAVISDMGQPLGRAIGNSLEVQEAIDTLRGHGPEDLEELCLALGRQMVYLAGKASSLEDAEEQLKEVIRNCKALDKFKEFIANQGGNPEVVDHPEKLPQAAYRIEVPAREDGVVAEIVADEIGTAAMLLGAGRATKESEIDLAVGLMLNKKIGDAVKAGESLVTIHANREKVDDVIEKIYANIRIANHAEAPVLVHEIVTE